A part of Candidatus Nitrosocosmicus arcticus genomic DNA contains:
- a CDS encoding patatin-like phospholipase family protein encodes MSYTIKEASPKRHEESRNIENVLVMQGGGSLGAFACGVFKALVKNKVQIDIVAGTSIGAVNAAIIAGNKSGHPEKDLEDFWVEIGESSLGVIPDFWVYGWDSRARKYMAKTISSASANAAFFGVPKMFIPRWQWWNTSKNFQGIMGGLEEQYFDPSNWTFMYDHTPLVKTLENYIDYNKLNLAATKEEMPSVLRLIITAVDVMTARPLIFDNTLMKIKPEHILASSGYPIYGFPWVDLGNNIKAWDGSLLSNTPIREVLYVSPRNDKNIFIVENYPQRIDRLPSNFIEVANRYKDILFCDKDIESIKYAKLVTRHIKLIEKLYDIFEQQVDHSNLSKKEINDIQNEYKNLIENYGAEIRSVTRIIRSEIESPSISKNSDFSSRTIRELIDQGERKTEEKLERRSSR; translated from the coding sequence ATGAGTTATACCATAAAAGAGGCCAGTCCTAAGAGACACGAAGAATCTAGAAATATAGAAAATGTCCTGGTCATGCAAGGCGGGGGCTCCTTAGGGGCTTTTGCGTGTGGTGTATTTAAGGCATTAGTAAAAAATAAGGTGCAAATAGATATAGTTGCAGGCACTTCGATAGGGGCAGTCAACGCAGCAATAATAGCTGGAAACAAATCGGGTCACCCTGAAAAAGACCTTGAAGATTTTTGGGTGGAAATTGGGGAGAGCAGTCTTGGAGTTATACCAGACTTTTGGGTTTACGGATGGGACAGTAGAGCCAGAAAGTACATGGCTAAGACCATTTCATCAGCTTCCGCAAATGCAGCTTTTTTCGGAGTTCCTAAAATGTTTATTCCAAGATGGCAATGGTGGAATACCAGTAAAAACTTTCAGGGTATCATGGGTGGACTGGAAGAACAGTATTTTGATCCTAGTAATTGGACATTTATGTATGACCATACACCGTTAGTAAAGACGTTAGAAAACTATATCGATTATAATAAACTAAATCTTGCAGCTACAAAAGAAGAGATGCCTTCCGTGTTGAGGCTAATAATAACAGCAGTGGATGTCATGACGGCGAGGCCGCTTATATTTGATAATACATTGATGAAAATAAAACCAGAGCATATTCTAGCAAGTTCAGGATATCCAATTTATGGATTCCCCTGGGTAGATTTAGGAAATAACATTAAAGCATGGGATGGAAGCTTGCTTAGCAATACTCCAATAAGAGAAGTGTTATATGTGTCACCAAGAAACGATAAAAATATTTTTATAGTCGAAAACTATCCACAAAGAATCGACAGACTTCCTTCCAATTTCATAGAGGTAGCAAATAGATATAAAGATATATTATTTTGTGACAAGGATATTGAAAGTATTAAGTATGCAAAATTAGTTACTAGACATATAAAATTAATAGAGAAACTGTACGATATCTTTGAACAGCAAGTTGACCATTCCAATTTAAGCAAGAAGGAAATAAATGACATTCAAAATGAATATAAAAATTTGATTGAAAATTATGGGGCAGAAATTAGATCTGTTACTAGAATAATTAGAAGTGAGATTGAATCCCCCTCAATTTCAAAAAATAGTGATTTCTCTAGTAGAACAATCAGGGAGTTGATCGATCAAGGCGAAAGAAAGACTGAAGAAAAGTTAGAAAGAAGGAGCAGCAGATAA
- a CDS encoding PPK2 family polyphosphate kinase yields MDPFRKFVLKPTKLSANQIKLKNWDPHYIGNKSKIDTVTEIEHFSKKISDLQYKLFAANNKSLLIILQGVDASGKDGIIRQVMGALNPQNCYVKSFKVPNENELAHDYLWRIHMEIPKKGQISFFNRSHYEDVIEPGVNNLISRDDLIRRYRQINDFERYLTENDITILKFFLHISKDEQKERLQERIQDPTKHWKINESDIINHRNWDKYMEVYEKVLSLCSNKWAPWYIIPANVKYFRNWAILYIILKKLEIMKPEFPELKIDPSEYIID; encoded by the coding sequence ATGGATCCATTTAGAAAGTTTGTACTAAAACCAACAAAATTATCTGCAAATCAGATAAAGTTAAAGAATTGGGATCCACACTATATCGGGAATAAAAGTAAAATTGATACAGTTACGGAAATAGAACACTTTTCTAAAAAGATATCCGACTTACAGTACAAGTTATTCGCCGCCAATAACAAATCTCTATTAATCATCTTACAAGGAGTTGATGCCTCAGGAAAAGATGGAATAATTCGTCAAGTAATGGGAGCATTAAATCCCCAAAACTGTTACGTAAAGTCATTTAAGGTTCCCAACGAAAATGAACTAGCACATGATTATCTATGGCGTATTCACATGGAAATACCAAAAAAGGGACAAATTTCATTTTTTAATCGTTCTCACTATGAAGACGTTATAGAACCTGGTGTTAATAATTTGATTTCAAGAGATGATCTAATTCGTAGGTATAGACAAATCAATGATTTTGAAAGATACTTGACTGAGAATGATATTACTATACTGAAGTTCTTTTTACACATTAGCAAGGATGAGCAGAAAGAAAGACTTCAAGAAAGAATACAAGACCCAACAAAGCATTGGAAAATAAATGAAAGCGATATAATAAACCATAGAAATTGGGATAAATATATGGAAGTATATGAAAAGGTACTAAGTTTATGCAGTAATAAATGGGCACCATGGTATATTATACCTGCAAATGTAAAATACTTTCGAAATTGGGCAATATTGTATATTATTCTAAAAAAATTAGAAATCATGAAACCTGAGTTTCCAGAATTAAAAATAGATCCTTCAGAATATATAATTGATTAG
- a CDS encoding ferritin, producing the protein MRISPEMTKAINEQISYEASSANAYIAIGSWCERTGFDGSAAFFYEQASEENMHMLKFIHYLNGAGAEAIIPEIDKPQHSFESLQSAFQFGLQGEQTVSRSIYELVDMAGKEKDYSTYSFLQWFVIEQIEEETLFQTILQKFDLLGSDKLAIYQIDQSLASIRSQIVSKQAKQV; encoded by the coding sequence ATGCGAATTTCACCAGAAATGACAAAAGCAATCAACGAGCAAATCTCTTATGAAGCCTCATCCGCCAATGCATATATTGCAATCGGATCATGGTGTGAGCGAACAGGCTTCGATGGCAGTGCGGCCTTCTTCTATGAACAGGCTAGCGAAGAAAACATGCATATGCTAAAGTTCATACATTACCTCAACGGCGCTGGAGCAGAAGCAATAATTCCTGAAATTGATAAACCTCAGCACAGCTTCGAATCACTTCAATCAGCATTCCAATTTGGTTTACAGGGAGAACAAACAGTATCCAGATCCATTTATGAACTGGTTGATATGGCTGGAAAAGAAAAAGATTATTCTACTTATTCCTTTTTGCAGTGGTTTGTAATTGAACAAATAGAAGAAGAGACATTATTTCAAACAATTCTCCAAAAATTTGATTTACTTGGCAGTGACAAACTGGCCATTTATCAGATTGATCAATCTTTGGCTTCTATCAGATCCCAGATTGTGAGTAAGCAAGCAAAGCAAGTTTGA
- a CDS encoding electron transfer flavoprotein subunit beta/FixA family protein, translating to MSLNIAVIIKLEPDFSDGNVSYNPDGTLNRAETKTILGHHSAIASQAAFYAKVKYGARVSIGTMGPPMAEIALNESLLLSDAEELHLYSDRSFAGADTLSTAEVLKTGISKMNDGKPMDIVFSGYRASDGETGQTGPQTAWKLGYTFLGNVISYEIDIEKRVITALRLVSYGTYNLIEQIQAPLPVFIAVDPSYKSPFITVSQRLRASRYQKEARIRSENYKSCLTVFSAKELGVDPKLVGLPGSPTIVYKVEKIPKIKSNRSAETIENIDPGRISNILEKIHETIG from the coding sequence ATGAGTCTCAACATTGCGGTAATAATCAAATTAGAACCGGATTTTTCGGATGGAAATGTAAGTTATAATCCAGATGGGACACTAAATAGGGCAGAAACTAAAACCATTTTGGGACATCATAGTGCAATTGCATCACAAGCTGCCTTTTATGCTAAAGTAAAGTATGGCGCACGTGTATCTATTGGAACTATGGGTCCGCCAATGGCAGAGATTGCTCTTAATGAATCATTATTATTATCTGATGCTGAAGAACTACATCTATACAGCGATAGATCGTTTGCAGGTGCAGATACACTTTCTACTGCAGAGGTTTTAAAAACAGGGATATCCAAGATGAATGATGGAAAACCAATGGATATTGTATTTTCAGGATATAGAGCATCAGATGGTGAAACCGGTCAGACCGGTCCTCAAACGGCTTGGAAATTAGGTTATACTTTCTTAGGTAATGTTATTAGCTATGAGATAGATATTGAAAAACGAGTTATAACTGCTTTACGCCTTGTTTCATATGGAACTTATAACCTAATAGAACAAATACAGGCACCTTTACCGGTTTTTATTGCTGTAGATCCATCATACAAATCTCCTTTCATTACCGTTTCTCAAAGATTAAGAGCATCAAGATATCAAAAAGAAGCCAGGATAAGATCGGAGAATTATAAATCTTGTTTGACAGTATTTAGTGCAAAAGAATTGGGAGTTGATCCTAAATTAGTAGGTTTGCCTGGTTCACCTACAATTGTATACAAAGTGGAAAAAATTCCCAAGATAAAATCAAATAGGAGTGCAGAGACCATTGAGAATATTGATCCAGGTAGAATCTCCAACATTCTTGAGAAGATCCATGAAACGATTGGATGA
- a CDS encoding electron transfer flavoprotein subunit alpha/FixB family protein has protein sequence MNENMKEAINQTALTQEKKEVDSINKKNETCKYRNLYVIIEQVDGTIIPVGLEMLSEARRLINDFNKKYSLNEKVIAVILGNGIKHLCMELIYYGADAVIYADDPKLNYHINQTYTKVIVQIATDAKCIEKISPEYSKEFKRPRYMFFAADSTGRHLSSTVLAELGSGLASDINKLVIEDIEFRHEHKTKGQMLTYEKTLLMYRPDFSGFLWTTILCLDNKNPDIKRDYHPQACSIIPGVFEPLEKDMSRTGIIEEYIPEFEVKDLDIRILSRNVLKDMIDFSSFKTIISFGRGIKESPEENIKLIEKLAKLLNAEIGISLPISKKPFKLSDKMNSLYITPERVIGTSGQKVEPTIYIALGISGATQHLAGMKNSGFVIAVNPDENAPIKNECDVFIKGRIEDVLPVMIEELEREKMTQTKEGGSTILGTV, from the coding sequence ATGAATGAAAATATGAAGGAGGCCATAAACCAAACTGCTTTGACGCAGGAGAAGAAGGAGGTTGACAGCATCAATAAAAAGAATGAGACCTGTAAATACAGAAACTTGTATGTTATTATCGAGCAGGTAGATGGAACTATTATTCCTGTTGGCCTTGAAATGTTATCAGAAGCAAGGAGGCTTATCAATGATTTTAATAAAAAATATTCACTTAACGAAAAGGTGATTGCAGTAATTCTAGGTAATGGTATTAAACATTTATGCATGGAATTAATTTATTATGGGGCCGACGCTGTCATTTATGCAGACGACCCAAAACTGAATTATCATATAAATCAGACATATACAAAAGTGATTGTTCAAATAGCAACCGATGCAAAATGTATTGAAAAGATATCTCCAGAATATTCTAAAGAGTTTAAACGACCTAGATACATGTTCTTTGCTGCTGATAGTACTGGAAGACACTTGTCATCCACAGTTCTAGCAGAGCTTGGATCTGGACTGGCGTCTGATATTAATAAACTTGTAATAGAGGATATCGAGTTTAGACATGAACATAAGACAAAAGGACAAATGCTAACTTATGAAAAAACACTATTGATGTATAGACCCGATTTCTCCGGATTTCTTTGGACCACTATTCTTTGTCTAGATAACAAAAATCCTGATATAAAGAGGGATTATCATCCTCAGGCATGCAGTATTATTCCAGGGGTATTTGAACCATTAGAAAAAGATATGTCTCGAACAGGAATAATTGAGGAATATATTCCAGAATTTGAAGTAAAAGATCTTGATATTAGAATTCTAAGTAGAAATGTTCTTAAAGACATGATTGATTTTAGCAGCTTTAAAACAATAATAAGTTTTGGAAGGGGTATAAAGGAATCTCCAGAAGAGAACATAAAGTTAATTGAAAAACTTGCAAAATTATTAAACGCTGAAATTGGTATTTCATTGCCCATTTCAAAAAAACCATTTAAATTAAGTGACAAAATGAATTCACTATATATTACTCCAGAAAGAGTAATAGGCACGAGCGGTCAAAAGGTGGAACCAACTATTTATATTGCATTAGGAATCAGCGGGGCTACTCAACATTTAGCAGGCATGAAAAATTCTGGTTTCGTCATAGCAGTAAATCCGGATGAAAACGCTCCTATAAAAAATGAATGCGATGTTTTCATTAAAGGAAGAATTGAGGATGTATTGCCAGTCATGATAGAAGAGCTTGAGAGGGAAAAAATGACACAAACAAAGGAAGGAGGTAGTACCATACTTGGAACAGTTTGA
- a CDS encoding FAD-dependent monooxygenase produces MEQFDVVIIGGGSAGLAALKQLSSKGIQSVLIEAGSTVGTKNVSGGILYSKNPQTGKVYNVDEIFENFLEEKPWERQITKYVLNCVSKDKVLSIDLTDSHEYESNFGCSVLLNKLNSWFAKQSLETAEKNGGGIISGVHVRNISWDDEKGKTIIQTDELDDFEAKAIIAADGVNSEIAEMTGAREKFSPPGLYQGVKVVIKLPEEIIEERFNLSPGEGTAHIFAGDVTLDHIGGGFLYTNIDSLSAGVVCHYDSLISNPTAPNNLVNALLNNPFVKECIKDEVALEPYPDKNLSKMEQLRIKFAVNKLIKRWEKLRFDYYSHEGKKRFLENNEFNSIEDLKSKIDDIHKELLEKYNTRFETDYVELEYSTKLIPDGKRCRMKKPYFKNILFIGDAAGRGLFIGPRIEGLNIGIDDAARASNAIKQAMEKNNLDITSNYLGDLYSQSVQQSPYTTDMKRIDKYYIKTIIDAAGRRIPPQKIGKYGLLFKLFLNNKLRNISIDIVNKIGYNNMLSIIESEETYIRTPMKIAEKLGSKTTSEYSISIPELSQRISSLNYNDDPQSHIKITNSRSEFMKKMVTLCPTKCYSLEGEDIVLQHEGCIECGTCSPETEWRHPRGEKGIEFKYG; encoded by the coding sequence TTGGAACAGTTTGATGTTGTAATAATTGGCGGAGGTTCTGCAGGTTTAGCTGCATTAAAACAACTATCCTCTAAGGGCATTCAGTCAGTATTGATAGAAGCTGGTTCTACTGTAGGAACAAAGAACGTTTCAGGTGGAATACTCTATTCAAAAAATCCTCAAACTGGTAAGGTTTATAATGTTGATGAAATATTTGAAAATTTTCTAGAAGAAAAACCTTGGGAAAGACAAATTACAAAATATGTCCTAAATTGTGTATCTAAAGACAAAGTCCTGTCAATCGATTTGACAGATTCCCATGAATATGAATCTAATTTTGGTTGTTCTGTGTTATTAAATAAATTAAACTCCTGGTTTGCCAAACAATCTTTGGAGACTGCAGAAAAAAATGGTGGAGGCATTATAAGTGGAGTTCATGTAAGAAATATCAGCTGGGATGATGAAAAAGGCAAAACAATTATCCAAACTGATGAGTTAGATGATTTTGAAGCTAAAGCTATTATCGCTGCTGACGGGGTAAATTCAGAGATTGCAGAAATGACGGGAGCACGAGAAAAATTTTCGCCGCCAGGATTATATCAAGGAGTAAAGGTTGTAATTAAACTACCCGAGGAAATAATAGAAGAAAGATTTAATCTAAGTCCTGGGGAAGGAACAGCCCATATTTTTGCTGGTGATGTAACCCTTGATCACATAGGGGGAGGTTTTTTATACACTAATATTGATTCTTTATCCGCAGGGGTTGTATGTCATTATGACTCGCTAATTTCAAATCCAACAGCGCCAAACAATCTTGTAAACGCACTACTTAATAATCCATTTGTCAAAGAATGTATCAAAGACGAAGTAGCTCTGGAACCCTATCCAGACAAAAACTTGTCTAAGATGGAACAATTACGCATAAAGTTTGCAGTAAATAAACTGATAAAAAGGTGGGAAAAATTGAGATTTGATTATTATTCACATGAGGGGAAAAAAAGATTTCTTGAGAATAATGAATTTAATTCTATTGAAGATTTAAAGTCAAAAATAGATGATATTCACAAGGAATTACTTGAAAAATATAATACAAGATTTGAAACAGACTATGTAGAATTAGAGTATAGTACTAAATTAATTCCGGATGGAAAACGCTGTAGAATGAAAAAACCCTATTTCAAAAACATATTGTTCATCGGCGATGCTGCAGGTAGAGGTCTATTCATTGGCCCACGAATCGAGGGATTGAATATAGGAATAGATGATGCAGCAAGAGCATCTAATGCAATAAAACAAGCTATGGAGAAAAATAATCTTGATATTACATCAAACTATTTGGGTGATCTTTATTCACAGTCTGTACAACAAAGTCCGTATACAACGGACATGAAAAGAATAGACAAGTATTATATAAAAACAATAATCGATGCGGCAGGCAGGAGAATTCCACCACAAAAAATAGGAAAATATGGATTACTTTTTAAATTGTTTCTAAACAACAAATTAAGAAATATTTCTATCGACATTGTTAACAAAATAGGATATAATAATATGTTATCCATAATAGAATCAGAAGAGACTTACATACGTACTCCTATGAAAATCGCTGAAAAACTCGGGTCAAAAACCACCTCTGAATATTCCATTTCTATTCCAGAATTATCTCAAAGGATATCGAGTTTAAATTACAATGATGATCCACAAAGTCATATTAAAATAACAAATTCGAGGAGCGAATTTATGAAAAAAATGGTTACACTCTGTCCAACTAAATGCTACAGTCTTGAAGGAGAAGACATAGTTTTACAGCATGAGGGTTGCATAGAATGCGGTACATGTTCGCCAGAGACAGAATGGAGACATCCCCGAGGTGAAAAAGGGATAGAATTCAAGTATGGATAA
- the glnA gene encoding type I glutamate--ammonia ligase produces MQVEKTFKNSEMDVVNELKRSGIKWVRLNFCDPFGFLHQISVNSSEITEDAFKQGLPRLDGSSIKGFKEIYESDMLLKPDPSTFAILPEYFDKNNHNKKNYAYPSMAARMFVDIYDGYGGRRYSRDCRYIAKKAEEFLKTKGFEKSYWGPELEFFIFNKISLLPNPMSSINCSGGSGYSIESGEAPWNSSSGNEYTIPFKGGYFPAPPADSLTDLRDEVSETLQEFFGIRVDAHHHEVATAGQCEIQMVYDELTRMADNVVTYKKTVKEVAAKREMIANFMPKPVALDNGSGMHVSQSLWTKKKYGNHVNMFFDPSDDYAELSQTALYYIGGLIDHARSLCALTNPTTNSYRRLVPGYEAPINVAWSKMNRSASIRIPAHYKNMEKQKRIEYRTPDPSSNIYLVESALLLAGLDGINKKISPPDHIDKDIYKLTEQEKSELGIRKLPTSLLDAIESLESDTDFLNPVFADDFIEMYCQIKKDEYTTVAAIPSPREFYMYGNV; encoded by the coding sequence ATGCAAGTAGAAAAAACATTTAAAAATTCTGAAATGGATGTGGTAAATGAATTAAAAAGATCTGGAATAAAATGGGTACGGCTAAATTTTTGCGATCCTTTTGGATTTCTTCATCAAATATCTGTAAACAGTAGTGAAATTACAGAGGACGCATTTAAGCAGGGATTGCCTAGACTGGATGGTAGTTCCATAAAAGGATTTAAAGAGATTTACGAATCTGACATGCTACTCAAACCTGACCCCTCCACTTTTGCAATCTTGCCAGAATATTTTGACAAGAATAATCATAACAAGAAAAATTATGCCTATCCTTCAATGGCTGCACGTATGTTTGTTGATATTTATGATGGATATGGAGGTAGAAGATATTCCAGGGATTGCAGATATATAGCAAAAAAAGCCGAAGAATTCTTAAAGACCAAAGGTTTTGAGAAAAGCTATTGGGGACCTGAATTAGAATTTTTTATTTTTAATAAAATATCTCTTCTTCCAAATCCTATGTCTTCAATAAATTGCTCTGGCGGTTCAGGATACTCGATAGAATCTGGAGAAGCACCATGGAATTCTTCAAGTGGTAACGAGTATACTATTCCATTTAAAGGTGGGTATTTCCCTGCGCCTCCAGCCGACAGTTTAACTGATTTAAGAGACGAAGTATCAGAAACGCTCCAAGAATTTTTTGGAATAAGAGTTGATGCACATCATCATGAGGTAGCGACAGCCGGACAATGCGAAATTCAAATGGTGTATGACGAACTTACTAGAATGGCCGATAATGTGGTTACCTATAAAAAGACTGTAAAGGAAGTTGCTGCTAAACGTGAAATGATCGCCAACTTTATGCCTAAACCAGTAGCCCTTGATAATGGTTCAGGTATGCACGTAAGCCAGAGTTTATGGACAAAAAAGAAATATGGCAACCATGTAAACATGTTTTTTGATCCTTCTGATGATTACGCAGAACTGAGTCAAACAGCACTTTACTATATTGGAGGGTTAATTGATCACGCTAGGTCACTTTGTGCTCTAACAAATCCCACCACTAATTCATACCGAAGATTAGTCCCTGGATATGAGGCCCCCATAAATGTAGCATGGAGTAAAATGAATAGGTCAGCTAGTATAAGAATTCCAGCTCATTATAAAAATATGGAGAAACAAAAACGAATAGAGTATCGAACACCTGATCCTAGTTCAAACATTTACCTTGTAGAGTCTGCATTGTTGCTGGCTGGCCTTGATGGAATCAACAAAAAAATATCTCCTCCTGACCATATCGATAAAGACATATACAAACTTACGGAGCAAGAAAAAAGCGAACTTGGAATTAGAAAATTGCCTACATCTTTATTAGACGCTATCGAGTCCCTAGAATCTGATACTGATTTCTTAAATCCTGTATTTGCAGACGACTTTATTGAAATGTACTGTCAGATCAAAAAGGATGAATATACAACAGTAGCTGCAATTCCTTCGCCAAGAGAATTCTATATGTACGGGAATGTATAG
- a CDS encoding FMN-binding glutamate synthase family protein, producing the protein MSYPKDILEIKRNLLKEVSSTSVVTKNENFNSLYYDQSKIILDARKAFDGLIPYSGLGANSTNDYFSSIDLVGGNLKTDVDHSKVDLSLSIGGRYSNKKITTDIPFFISGMSYGSLKLPAKIALHLALNQLAEDGIRVLMNTGEGGALPWEIHGFENGDSNVMEYVSRLLKEHNLDSIDREQLFQRNYPLVVQYASGRFWKDPDYLLNADAIEIKIGQGAKIGHGGLLPGSKVTELVAENRGIPAYKSAHSPSRHLDILGPEDLVAKILELREITNWSVPIIVKVGASRVHDDIAIILKSYADAAAIDGYVGGTGAAPWEIRDSIGINTVPAIRLAKDAIDDYYSKIDLDEFKLIAHGGIWDSKRIAKCIALGSNGVGIGTGFLISMGCTLVQDCYTNTCPAGLTGSYEKLNIQSSVKRIVNYIKGTRIELQNIVGSLGKKSVQDLNKEDLFATDEISNMVSGLSTNDKNYYRKIKSMIIAYSKKNLR; encoded by the coding sequence ATGTCATATCCTAAAGATATATTGGAAATCAAAAGAAATCTTCTAAAAGAGGTTTCTTCTACTTCAGTTGTTACCAAGAATGAAAATTTTAACTCTTTATATTACGATCAGTCAAAAATCATTCTAGATGCTAGAAAAGCATTTGACGGTCTTATTCCTTATTCAGGACTAGGTGCTAATTCAACAAATGACTATTTTTCGTCTATCGATCTCGTCGGTGGAAATCTTAAAACAGATGTTGATCATAGTAAAGTGGATTTATCCTTATCTATCGGAGGACGTTATTCAAACAAAAAAATAACCACAGATATTCCGTTTTTTATTTCTGGTATGAGTTATGGTTCATTAAAGCTTCCTGCAAAAATAGCATTGCATCTTGCATTAAATCAACTTGCTGAAGATGGAATAAGAGTACTAATGAATACTGGTGAAGGGGGGGCACTACCTTGGGAAATTCATGGTTTTGAGAATGGTGATAGCAATGTTATGGAATATGTATCTAGGTTACTTAAGGAACACAATTTAGACAGTATAGATAGAGAACAGCTCTTTCAAAGAAATTATCCATTGGTGGTTCAATATGCATCGGGAAGATTTTGGAAAGATCCTGACTACTTGCTAAATGCAGATGCAATAGAAATCAAGATAGGACAAGGTGCAAAAATAGGGCATGGAGGATTGTTACCTGGTTCAAAAGTGACAGAGCTAGTGGCAGAAAACCGTGGAATACCTGCTTATAAATCGGCTCATTCACCTTCAAGACATCTTGATATCTTGGGACCAGAAGATCTGGTTGCAAAGATTCTTGAATTAAGAGAGATTACTAACTGGAGTGTTCCGATAATTGTAAAGGTTGGGGCATCAAGAGTTCATGACGATATTGCGATAATCCTCAAGTCGTATGCAGATGCTGCTGCTATAGATGGCTACGTAGGAGGTACCGGTGCTGCTCCTTGGGAGATTCGAGATAGCATTGGCATAAATACAGTACCTGCGATAAGGCTGGCCAAAGATGCAATAGATGACTATTATTCAAAGATAGATCTGGATGAGTTTAAACTAATTGCTCATGGTGGTATTTGGGATTCAAAACGAATTGCAAAATGTATCGCTCTTGGATCAAATGGAGTAGGCATAGGTACAGGATTTCTCATATCGATGGGATGTACATTAGTCCAAGATTGTTATACCAATACTTGCCCTGCAGGCTTAACTGGTTCTTATGAAAAACTGAATATACAATCCAGTGTAAAAAGAATAGTTAATTATATTAAGGGAACAAGGATCGAACTGCAAAATATTGTGGGTTCTTTAGGAAAGAAAAGCGTACAGGATCTCAACAAAGAGGATCTTTTTGCAACTGATGAAATATCAAATATGGTATCAGGATTGTCTACTAACGATAAGAATTACTATAGAAAGATAAAGAGCATGATTATAGCGTACTCGAAGAAAAACCTGAGATAG